The stretch of DNA GTCGTTCCTTCTTCTAGGTACTTGACAAAAGGCTCCATCCAGGTTCTGGCTGTGGTCACGCTGAGGCATTCATTACTCTGTTCAATGGAGGGGGTGCTCAGGGTGTGCTGCAACAGTGACTTGTATCGCCCTTTTTTCTTAGTGCTAGCGAGCTTGgagaggatgtcggctctggTATTGTTGCATCGAGGGACATGTTCAATTCTGAAGGCCTCGAAGTGTTCAATTAGGGCGGTTACCGTGTGGTAGTATTGCAAGAGCATGGTGTCTTTGACTTGATAGTCGCCGTTGAGGTGCCCCACTGTGAGCTTGGAGTCTGTTTTGCAGAGTAGCTTCCTGGCGCCAACGTCGCGCGCTAGATTGAGGCCGGCTATTATAGCTTCGTACTCTGCCTGATTGTTCGAGGTTTTGAAATTGAAGCGCAGGGATTGTTCAATGACGATGTCGCCGGGGCCTTCCAATACTATTCCGGCGCCGGCACCTTGGGggtttgaggaaccatctacatgcaTGGTCCACCAAAGGTCCGGGGTGGGTGGTTGGTTCTGAAGGTCATTGGTGAAGTCTGCCAAGCATTGTGCTTTTATGGGTCTGTGTGGCTCATAttggatgttgaattctgataATTCGATGGCCCACGACGATAGTCGTCCTGCCAGATCCGGCTTCTGAAGGATTTTCTGCACAGGGTGGTCGGTTCTGACGATTACTGTGTGGGATTGGAAGTACGGGCGTAGTCGTCGTGCGGCAGTTACCAACGCAAGGGCAACCTTTTCTATCATTTGGTATCGTGTTTCCGTGTCCTGGAGGATTCGGCTGGTGAAATATATGGGTTGTTGGGTGTTGTCTCTCTCTTGGACGAGGGCGGAGCTGAGTGCGCTTGCGGATGTTGCTATATACATTATGAGGGGTAGGTTGAGGTCTGGTTTGGTGAGAACTGGGGGTGTGGTGAGCAGCTGTTTCAAAGTGGTGAAGTTACGTTCGCAGGTTTCATCCCAAACGAACCGGGCGGACTTTTTTAGCAACTTGATCATTGGTTTGGTTTGATCGGCCAACTTGGGGAGGAATCTTGACATGGCGGTTAACCTGCCTACCAGGCGTTGCACCTCCTTGATATTTGTGGGACTTCGCATGTCGATTATTGCTTGACATTTTTCAGGGTTTGCCTCGATCCCTCGCTGGGTGAGCATGAACCCGAGGAATTTGCCACCGTCGACTCCGAAGGTGCATTTCTCGGGGTTGAGTCTGATGTTATATGTGCGCAGGGCTTTGAAGACTTCGGCCAAATCTGCGGAGTGCTGCTTGGGGTTGGGGGATTTTACGATGATATCGTCAACGTAGACCTCCACCGTTCTTCCGAGGAATGGCTGGAAGACTCTATCCATAAGGCGCTGGTATGTCGCCCCGGCGTTTTTCAGGCCAAAGGGCATAACCTTATAGAAAAGGTTGGCCTCTTCAGTGATGAAAGCGGTTTTAAGCTTGTCTTCCTCAGCCATGGGTATCTGATTGTAGCCGGAATAGGCATCAAGGAAACTAAGTACCGCGTGCCCTGCGGCTCCATCGACGAGTCTGTCAATGCTGGGGAGTGGGTAGGCGTCTCGCGGGCATGCTTTGTTGAGGTCTGTGTAGTCGACGCACATGCGCCACTTACCGTTGGGTTTCTTCACGAGCACCACATTTGCTAGCCAGGTTGTGTACTGCGCTTCGCCGACGAAGCCAGCTTGCTTTAGTTTTTTAGCTTCTTCGATTGCTGCTTGCCTCCTGCCTTCGCCGAGTTTCCTCTTTTTCTGGGAGACAGGTTTGGCGTTAGGGAAGACAGACAACCGATGGGAGGCCACCTTGGGGTGTACGCCAGGTAGATCTGCTGCGGACCAAGCGAAGAGGTCGGCGTTCTTTTTGAGGATGTGTTCGATGTGATGTACTTCATTTTCAGGGATGGTGGTGCCTATTTGGAGGAATTGGTTTTGCTGCTCTAGGGGGAGTTGTCGTATACCCCCGACAGGCTCGACTCTGGCCTCGGAGGTCATTCTGGGATCTAGGTCGTCTCCTGCTAAGGTTGCTCCTGTTTTGGAATGCTCGATGTTGTGGGTTGCCAAGGGTGGGTGGGGGAGTTTCAGGCTTGCCATATAACATTCCCTTGCGGCGCGCTGGTCGACGTGTATCGTGATTATATCGCCTTGCGGGGATGGGAATTTCATGGCGAGGTGTGGGGTGGACACGATGGCTCCCAAGGCATTGATGGATGGTCTCCCCAAAAGTACGTTGTAGGATGTATGAGCCTCCACGACTAGGTAGCGGATGGGTATGGTCTTTGTTTGTCTTCCTTCTCCAAAGGTGGTGTGGAGGTCGATGTATCCCTTGGTTGGGACCCTTTCGCCTGAAAATCCGTATATGGGTTCATCATGGGGGGTGAGGTCGGCTGGGGGTATCTGCAGCTTGCTGAAAGTTTTCCAATATAAGATATCTACGGAGCTTCCTTGGTCGATGAGTACTTTCTTGACTGCAAAGCTTTCTACCTCTATGGTTATGACCATAGGGTCGTCTTGATTGGGATCGGTGGCTTGAAAATCTGCGTCTGAAAACGTGATGGGCGGCATTCTTCTTATCGTCCTGCCGGATACAGCATGCACTGACTGGACAGCCCTTAGGTGTTTTTTTCTGGAAGAGGATGACCTTCCCCCTCCGGCGAACCCTCCAGATATGGTGTTGATCGTCCCACGCAGGGGTGGTCTATCGTCAGGTCTTCTAGGTGGCGGTTGTGTTGTTGTTCTTTGTTCTGTGTGTTGCGTTCTTGCAGGTTCCCTTCTTGGTTCCCTGCGTTCAGTCCCCCGGTCTGGTCGCTGTTCGATTCGTCTATTATGGTTCCTCCCGTGCCTGGATCTGGGTGTGCCTTCTCCTGTTTCCCTTATATAATGCTTGAGGTGTCCGGCCCGCACAAGTTCTTCTATCTTGTCCCTCAAGGTGTCACATTCATCAGTTGTATGGCCGTTGTTACGATGGTAATGGCAGTATTTACTTAGGTCCGCGTTAGGTGGGTTTTGGTACTTTCTGGGTGGGGGGATGAGTTCGGCTTGCAGGACTTCGTCTAGTATGCGAGATCGGGGTGCATTCAAGGGGGCGTAGTTGGAGAACTTGGCAGGTCTTCGCTCCGTAGGACGGTTTCGTTCGCGCGGGGGGGGCTCTTTGACAGGCTTTCTGATGTCTGTTTGGGCTAGGGGAGTCTGAGCATTATTCTGGTATCGTCTCATGTCTTCAACTCTAATAAACATGGCCGCTCGTTTCCTCAGTTCCTGCATGCTTAAGGGGGGGCGCATTGCTAACTCATTAGCGAAGGGTCCTGGTTGGAGAGAGGTCATCATGTACATTAATATGAGGTTGGGGGTTAGGTCTTTGATTTTCATGGCGATGGCGCCGAATCTGTCAATAAAAACTCGGAGAGGCTCCCCCTCTTCCTGCCTAAGATTGAGGAGGGCAATTGTAGTGAGGTCGTGGCGGCGGCTTGTGTCAAACTGAGTGGTGAAGGTGGTGGTAAGCGTGGTGAAGGAATCAATGGTGTAGGGAGGAAGGCTCATGAACCACTCCAGAGCTGACCCCCTGAGTGCTACCGAAAATGACTTACACAGGACGGCATCGTCCGCAGAATATAAGCCTACCTGATTGGTGTAGATGGATATGAATTCGTCTGGGTCCGTTGTGCCGTCGTATGTCACGGTGGGTGCCTTCCACTTATTTGGTAGGGGGGTCTCTGTGATCCCATCTATGAAGGGGTGGCGGCGATTTCTCTTTGAGGCGAATGAGCTATAGTTACCGCCTGTTGTTGGTCCGGTGGGTCTGTATTCGCTTTCATCTTCAGTTGGAGGGATGTCTACTCTTGACTGGGGGTGGGGGGCTACTCTTGAGTTTGGGGGAAATTCTCCCCTCGACCGAGGTTGGCCAGGTTCCTCGGTTGCTCGGTCTGCTTCTATTTTCTGCCTGAGGCGAGAGTTTTCTTCTCTCAACGCTTCCATCTCATCCGCGTTTCTTTTCTTGTATTCTGCAAATTCTTGCTGCATCCTGGCTTGGGCTTCCAGGATGCGGGAAATCTCCGATGCTGGTCCGGGGTCCCCAACTTCAGCAGTTGGAACCACGGGGGGGACGTCTGCTGTTCTGCTTCTTGTGGAAACCATCTTGCTTCTTCGGGTGGTTGCTTAGACTTGTGAAGTACTCTcgggccccacggtgggcgccagaTGTTCTTACGGGACCAGAGGTTGTAATTCACGAGTCACTCAAGGGCTTCGGAAGACTGATATCGGCTGTTCTTCTGCTACTTCAAGGGAATTCAGAGGGCGGAGCaggggacctgcaaaagacactccgatgcctaagtcagcactggtgatgtcagagtatcagaataatttaatgcgtaatcaatgcatggaacagtgtgctatttatagttttttacctgtgggtcctacctatgatgggctttctggcccaaCATTCCCCTTTTTGGCTATTCTTGGATCCAGTGCTTATAAGGGAAATTACCAGGGGGTCCTTCAGGGGGAGGCGGTACTCGGTATACGGTCATGCGGATCTTTATGGGTGGATGGTTTCACATTGTCGGCTGGAAGGGTTGCGTTACGCATCTTGTGTAACTACGCCTTGCGATGCGGGGTAGGCGGCCATTGTAGTGGTTGCCGATGGCCGCGCACTTGCAAGGTTGTTCTCTGTGAGTATGCAGTCCGCGGTTCTTCTGAGGGCCGTGCTCTTCTGAGAGGGTGCTTGGTGTGAGATGGTTGGGGGAATCTTCCATAGCGGAAGATGACGTGGCGGCCGCCGGCCTAGCCGGGTGTCTCATGAGCCAGAGGGGGCTCCGTTGGGGTAAGCGGCTGGCGGGTGAGCCTGGTGCCGTGTACCTGAACTGAGATGTCGCCTCGCTGGGTGCATCATGAGCCAGAGGGGGCTCTGTTGGGGTAAGCGGCAGGCGGGTGAGCCTGGTGCCGTGTACCTGAACTGAGATGTCGCCTCGCTGGGTGCATCATGAACCAGAGGGGGCTCTGTTGGGGTAAGCGGCAGGCGGGTGAGCCTGGTGCCGTGTACCTGGACTGggacaatttttaaaaaaatggctGGCGAAGGTTAGGTCAtctctaattgaaatatttatttaaagaagaaaaaagttagTGAGAATTGAGTGTGAGCTACACGAACACTATTGccaattgtttgaaaaaaaattgaccttttaaatatttttttaaaattaaaataattattttatcaattttacattttaagtCATCATGTCTTTAAATTTaactgattttatttaatttaaccatttttaaacttaaatcattttttaattattaaactctatgaaataaataaaaactatttaaaatagaatttcataaattattttaatttcatagttataataataataacaacaacacatgCGCTTTAACACATTTGTTTTCACTAGTTAATATAGAAATTGTTTTATCATCGATATAATTTATGTTACTCAAGTTGATTTCCCAAACCCTTGCAAAATTATTAGCCACCCTAGGCAGAGGTTGGGTAGGATATTAAACTATAGTCCAAGTGAGTAAGATTATATAGGAAAAACATTCTAATTATGAGTAGGAAAGAAATAATCTTATAGATTGTACTTAACCTAGCTTGAGAGAGAGGAAACTTGATTTCTACATAGGGGAACCTTGAAAGAACAATTTGAGGTTTAAACTTCTCCTTAGATGAAAGTCACTTGTGTGCATAAACGAAGTCTTGAATCTGGTTAACAGTTGCAAGTCATGCAATGACCAGTTCTCAAGATCATTATCTATAAAAGTGGCTAGCCTTAGGTTTGAAGATCCTACAAAGGGCATGAGCAAGCTCTGAGGGCTCATGAGCAAGCTCTGAGTGCTCATGAGCAagtgataacgttgtcgttaagcaatcaaattaccactacttaactttagcaacttcagtattgccaagttagtagtgaacaaactagttagggttaagataaccctcaATCGTCTCTCAatgaatacggaattgatttcaaatatttgagttttataaaaatctatccaaaatgcaattaaaactagaaactataaaaatatgatggggttttgatatgcaaagaataaatgacaCACAAATAAGAGATTGTAAACACATAAATAGTAAATAgttcaattccactgctttttcaaaataggattcttcatcggttatctagagattattgttaaattaattattgttgttgatttacaaatcaatcaatgtaaagtctcaattcatttgttggcattctcacttttaatcaaagtacaatctcaattaaaagtgagaagttttagattatccatagtaaattcaaccaaagtacaatctcaattaaattttactatacctaatcatgtctattcctttgtttcctcaccaaatagaaaacttaattaatcaaagtaaagtcttgactaattttagttaaagtgattacctttaatcaaagtaaagtctcaattattggcaaaaacttatttaatcacatgaaagtttctaaataaaatcaaagtaaagtctcaattgaatttaaaaactctttcactcatatgattagcatgtgtgtagatttaaaatcattattttctattcaattaagaagcaaaggacatagataaacaaaaaccataacaataatcaaaataacaaatacataaattcatctaacctcagaattcaattaagaaattatagtggaatcaacactaaaagcttagccctccatggcttggatggaatacatgataatatgatgaaggaaagaaaataaaaataaaggaagaatgagagatgtggtggatgaCGGTATTttccaaaaccagagagttgtTAAGTGTCTTCTTCTGCCCCCTTAGGCCTCTTTATATAGACTTCAATTGGACTTGGACTTTATTTGtttggttgctaaaatcttttatctttatttaattaattagcaacttaatttttgtccaatttccaattttgccccttttgtttaaccatttttacaatattgaccagaatttgatcAGAGTTGACTGCTGCTTTGACCAATTGACCTGTTGACCAATTTGACTGTGCAATAGCAGACTACATGTggcagagtgcactttctctctccagaattagggtttccgATGCAATGCAATGGAGGAATGAGCTTTAACGGCTGTTGCGTGAACGTTGTTGGTCACGGTGGTGGCTGACGGATTACGGAACGCTGGTTATGCTAGTGCGTGTTGCGATGGTTGTCCGTGTGGTGGTGCAGTGGTCTTCTTCTTCCGCGAGGCGCTACTGCTCCGATCTGGCTCGCATCGTCTATAGTGGATGGTGGAGTGTGAAGGTGTTGCACGAAAATAAAGACTTTAGTCGCTGCATTCTTCGGTTGTTGCAGGTTGTGGTGGTGATGCGACGGTGTGCGCGAATCTGGTTCGTGGAAGAAGATGATGTGAGGTTTCCATGGCTGCACAAATCTGGATCGTCTTCAAGCACGGAGGATGAAGGTGCGTGAACAGTTCAGGCGAGTTGCAAAGATGATGGAAGCCTGCGAAGATGGTGGTTCGTTGCGAAGAAGATGACCGTGCCGCTGCTGGTTCGTGAATGGTGGATGCGTTGATGAACGAAGGTGTTGTTGGTCCAGGTGCGGTGCAGCTGCTGCGGTGGCTGTCATGATGAGTGGCGGTCTGCGACGTGTTTTTCGGCGAGTTGACGTTGGATGGCATGGAGGATGGCGGCTGCCGACATGTTGATGGTGGGAGAGGAGAAAGATTaaggttagggtttcattttggaagatggtgacgtggcaagctctgattggtcaatttggtggTCCACTTGTAGGAGGAATGTGTAAATAAAATCTGGAGGTGCATTTAGCTCTTGACTATTTCTTTCCAGAATTTGCtgatttttgacttattttgtaactttgaatatttcaaatccacacttttaatgacccaaattaaacttcagctgcattaacaaacgttagaatatccaataatattttatgcaactaaaatcaatttttacaccatttttaccttacgtactcaataaatccaataatcacaaatcctaattaaatcaatccttaagcacaaaaattctattaaatccccaaatttaaacattaaatgagggcaaaaatttgaatcaTCAGCAAGTTGTGAGGGAAAACATCAACTCGAACAACACCTTTGCCTTTATACATTAAAGGGAAAGCATATTTAGAAATATGCATGATAATGGGGAACTTAGTGTTCTTAGTGGTACTTGGATGAACTAGCCCAAATGCAAAAAAGGTATTCATAGTATGTTGTTGATACAATTTGATAGGATTTTAGCATTAGTGGCACTCTAAAAAGAAATGTGTTAAGCATTATCAAAAGCTCAAAGATATACATGATCCTTCCATTCTTCAAAGTCATCGCTTTCTTCCAAATGAATATGATCAAGTTCATAAGTGAATTACATGTAAATAGGTCATGACTCGTGAATCCATGGGAGATGTACCACAATCATCTCTGTCAAACCAAATCATCATTGGTAGAGTATGTTACTAACATACATCCATGGATTGTGGCGAAATCTTTTAAAACTACCACTACTAGTCGTCTCATTAATGAACGAAGTTGGTTTAGTAGCCAATACCTATTATGGAACAATCCATATAGATTCATCAACCATGACATTACGATTGTTAAATTGGAGGCAATTATTCCTCATGGGACTCTCTTGTAAAAAGTAAGAGCCATTGGGTTCTTCACAATCTTCTCCTTTAAAGGTAGTAATAACATCATGATCATCATCATGGGTGTTAGTTGGTGTGTTCAAAAACTATTAGATGACAGTTATAATTCTCTATTATAACATTTTGCCCATCTATATGATATTGATGAATATACAAGTGCAAATTCGTGCAATATTAAGTTTGTTGCTTCAGTCTCTTTCCCTGTCAAGTTATTATGTTCCAAAGTCTCTATCATTTCTCCAACATCTGGTATCAAGAGCCAGCAAGATCGATGGGGCCTGGTGTGTTCTCAACTAATCTACCCACTCTCAATGGCAAGAATTGGGATAGATGGCATGTACAAATGAAGGCGATTCTTAAGTATCAAGAAGCTGCAGAGATAGTTGAAGATGGGTTCCAAGTGCTAGGCGAGAAAGCCACAAAAGCATATAAGATGCTTTATAGAGTAAACAAGAAGCGTGACTGTAAAGCTACCATTCTTTCTACATCAATGTGTTGAAGATGCTTATTTTGAAAAGATTGCAGGTGTTGCAACTTCAATGGAGACGTGGCAGATTCTTGAAGCATGTATTGAAGGGGCAGAAAAAATCAAGAAAGTAAGATTGCAAACAATGCGGTGTTAATACAAATTGATGCAAATGAGAAGTAGTGAGACAATAGcctaatatttaaacaaaattgtgaCCCACGAATGTAATGAAGAATTGTGGAGAAAAGATTATAGAGCGAACTATTATTGAAAAGATTCTGCGAACCTTGAGTTTTAGATTCGATCATATAGTAGTGgcaattgaataataaaaaaagattgaagaCTTGAAGGTTGAGGAATTGCAAGGGTATTTGGAGGCTAACGAATAAAGATTAATCGAAAGATAGGGTGAGAAATCAGGAGACCACCAAGCTTTACAAGCGCAGGCCttgaagaaaaacaattttagtttCAGAGGAAACTATCGAGGTCATGGTCAAGGAACGGGTTCTAGAGGTGGTTTGGGAAGATCTTGGCAGAATCAAGATTAATCAAGATTTTGAGAAGAATGTTGAAGACAGGTTAGAGAACTCGTATACGTAGATGAACTCCAATCATTGGAGAGGAGGATAGGAAAAGctcgataaaaaaaatagttcccctagCCTTAAACAGAACATTCAAAGTCAAGCTCAACACTATAGAAACCCAATGTTTTTCCATTGTAGTATTATACAAATCTTGGGTTTGGAACTTAAGGATGGGGCATCTGAATTTGAATGACTTGAGTCTATTGGGAACTCGAGGTATGGTTTCTGGTTTACCTCATATGGCAATTCAGAAAAAGGTGTGTGATAATTGTTTGATAAGTAAGCAAACTAGAAAGAAATTTAGCTTCTAAACTAGGTCAAATGCTAATGATATTTTACACATTGTTTACTCGAATGTTTATGGTTCTTTTGATGTGCCTTCATTGAGAGGAAATAGATACTTTTTCTATCTGTGGATGATTTTAGCATAAAGATGTGGTTGTAATTGCTTAAAGAAAATAGTGAAGTGTTCATTATCTTTAAGGAGTTTAAAACACTTATGGAAAATCAATCAAGGTGGTCTCTAAAGGTGTTAAGAACTGACCGTGGGGGAGAGTATACATCTAATGAATTTGAGAGGTTCTGCAAAGGGCATGAAGTTGTTCATGAGGTGGTTGCTCCCTACACTCCTCAACACAATGGagttgtggaaagaagaaaTCAAATTGTTGTGAACATGATCAAAAGCATGCTAAAACAAAAGGGTTTGCCATACAAGTTTTGGGGTGAGGCAGCGATGACTACTTCTATGTGCTCAATAAATATCCAACCAAGAAGCTTGAAGGAAAAGTTCTCGAGAAGGTGCTGACATGGACAAAACCCTCTGTTAAGAATTTGAAAATCTTTGGCTGTTTGAGCTTTAAACATGTTCCAAATCAGCGAGGGAAGAAATTGGATGTTAGGAGTGAGCCCATGATCTTTCTTGGTTACAACTCTATAAGTTCTTATAAAATGTATAATCCCAAAACCTTTTAGGTGTGTATAAAATATGTAGTTTGATGAATACAATTCTTGGCAAGAATCTTAGGATTCAAATGTTCCAAATTTGCAGTTTATTTGGGAGGAAAATACTCTTTTTGAGAACATAAATTATGCTGAAACATAAAAGGCTCCAAACAGACCAACCAGGATTAGATCTGCACCTTACTTGTTCACTGATTATCAAATTTATACTGATGATGTTGTCATTGAAGAAGGAGAATTGGTTCAACACTTGGCACTCATGGTTGACCTTGAAccaattatgtttaaaaaagcCATTACAAAGACCACTTGGAAGACTGAGATGGAAGAAGAAGTGAAAAGTATTGTGAAGAATGAGACGTGGGAAATGATTGATTTACCACAAGATAAGACTCTTATTGATGTGAAATAGGTCTTTAAGGTGAAAGTTAAACCAGATGGTTCATTGCTAA from Vigna unguiculata cultivar IT97K-499-35 chromosome 8, ASM411807v1, whole genome shotgun sequence encodes:
- the LOC114194859 gene encoding uncharacterized protein LOC114194859 — its product is MVSTRSRTADVPPVVPTAEVGDPGPASEISRILEAQARMQQEFAEYKKRNADEMEALREENSRLRQKIEADRATEEPGQPRSRGEFPPNSRVAPHPQSRVDIPPTEDESEYRPTGPTTGGNYSSFASKRNRRHPFIDGITETPLPNKWKAPTVTYDGTTDPDEFISIYTNQVGLYSADDAVLCKSFSVALRGSALEWFMSLPPYTIDSFTTLTTTFTTQFDTSRRHDLTTIALLNLRQEEGEPLRVFIDRFGAIAMKIKDLTPNLILMYMMTSLQPGPFANELAMRPPLSMQELRKRAAMFIRVEDMRRYQNNAQTPLAQTDIRKPVKEPPPRERNRPTERRPAKFSNYAPLNAPRSRILDEVLQAELIPPPRKYQNPPNADLSKYCHYHRNNGHTTDECDTLRDKIEELVRAGHLKHYIRETGEGTPRSRHGRNHNRRIEQRPDRGTERREPRREPARTQHTEQRTTTQPPPRRPDDRPPLRGTINTISGGFAGGGRSSSSRKKHLRAVQSVHAVSGRTIRRMPPITFSDADFQATDPNQDDPMVITIEVESFAVKKVLIDQGSSVDILYWKTFSKLQIPPADLTPHDEPIYGFSGERVPTKGYIDLHTTFGEGRQTKTIPIRYLVVEAHTSYNVLLGRPSINALGAIVSTPHLAMKFPSPQGDIITIHVDQRAARECYMASLKLPHPPLATHNIEHSKTGATLAGDDLDPRMTSEARVEPVGGIRQLPLEQQNQFLQIGTTIPENEVHHIEHILKKNADLFAWSAADLPGVHPKVASHRLSVFPNAKPVSQKKRKLGEGRRQAAIEEAKKLKQAGFVGEAQYTTWLANVVLVKKPNGKWRMCVDYTDLNKACPRDAYPLPSIDRLVDGAAGHAVLSFLDAYSGYNQIPMAEEDKLKTAFITEEANLFYKVMPFGLKNAGATYQRLMDRVFQPFLGRTVEVYVDDIIVKSPNPKQHSADLAEVFKALRTYNIRLNPEKCTFGVDGGKFLGFMLTQRGIEANPEKCQAIIDMRSPTNIKEVQRLVGRLTAMSRFLPKLADQTKPMIKLLKKSARFVWDETCERNFTTLKQLLTTPPVLTKPDLNLPLIMYIATSASALSSALVQERDNTQQPIYFTSRILQDTETRYQMIEKVALALVTAARRLRPYFQSHTVIVRTDHPVQKILQKPDLAGRLSSWAIELSEFNIQYEPHRPIKAQCLADFTNDLQNQPPTPDLWWTMHVDGSSNPQGAGAGIVLEGPGDIVIEQSLRFNFKTSNNQAEYEAIIAGLNLARDVGARKLLCKTDSKLTVGHLNGDYQVKDTMLLQYYHTVTALIEHFEAFRIEHVPRCNNTRADILSKLASTKKKGRYKSLLQHTLSTPSIEQSNECLSVTTARTWMEPFVKYLEEGTTPANEDRGWARKAARYTLVEGELFRRGFSRPLLKCITRQQADYVMKEIHQGVCGYHSGPKTMATRILRAGYYWPTMEGDCNTYTKKCVQCQKHGPITRIPQEELHQISSPWPFSKWGMDIVGPFAPGKGQVKFLLVAVDYFSKWIEAKPLATITANQVQRFVWKNIVCRYGIPHTIVTDNGRQFIDKSLGEFYRNLKITHITSSVEHPQTNGQAEAANKVILGQLKKRLDGAKGKWPDELLEVLWAYRCTPQSSTHEAPYTLVYGTDAMIPVEIGQPSLRQSHHNSQSNDDCMNTHLDLLYETREKARVHDLAAKLRAARRYNSKLKPRSLHKGDLVWRMASKARKHEGKFSPNWEGPFRVLKDVGKGAYRLGKLSGEPLPNTWNISHLKFYFS